The genome window ATTCTATCAAgtatttgaagaagaaataataccaatccttcacaaactctCAGAGAATAGAGGAAGGAACATTTCTCAAATCATTACAATACTGGTATTACCCCCAATATCAAAGCCAAATAAAGATATCACAAAAAaaagtacagaccaatatccttcatgaatatagatgcaaaagtccttaacaaaatattagcaaacaaaaaccagcaacataaaataaaagaactacatgcaatgaacaaatgggatttatccccaGGAATGCAGTTTTTCAACAATCAAAAAATCATTCAATATAGTATATGATATGATATTAATAGACTGAGGATAAAAACCATAAGATTGTGCCAACAGATGTGAAAAAAAGCATCTGAAAAAGTCCAacacccatttatgataaaactTTAAACAAACTTACGATAGAAAAGAACATCCTCAACAACATAATAAAGaccatacttaatggtgaaagagtgAATACTTTCTCCCTAAGATGCGGAACAAGTTAAGGATGTCATTTTCACCACTTCTAGTCAACATGGAGGATCTagccaataaaataaagaatgaaaaaaaaattaaatgcatcgagattggaaaggaaaagtaaaactgccttattcacagatgacataatcctgtaTGAagaatctctctgtctctctctctctctctctaatcaATGAGTTTAGAAACGTCAACAagtacaagatcaatatacaaaaatcaattgtatttctatatgctagCAGCAAAcaatctaaaaaaattaagaaaattccattcacaatagcatcaaaaagagaaaatactcaGATGTAAATTTAAGTGCAAGTCTTGTACACTGAAAGCTACAAAACATTGCTAATaggaattaaagaagatctaaataaatggagagatattccatgtttgtgGATTTGAAGACTCAATATGATCAAgaataaaattgtctttaaattGATTACTATCCCTATCcctgcaggattttttttttcttgagaatttgataggctgatcctaaaatttatattgaaatgcaaaggacctacaatagtcaaaaaattttaaaaagaacaatacaCTATTCAACTTCAAAAACTTGCTGTAAAGATATAATGATCAAAACTCTGCAGTCatatagataaatggaacagCCCTGGTAAATTAATTTCTCATCAAAGCTGCCAAGATAATTCAACTGGGGAAAGGATaggcttttgaaaaaaaaattttaaagaaaaaaattcagagacaaaagtagattagaggttatcaGAAACTGAGGGAGGGCCAGCCCcgttgctcactcgggagagtgcggtgctgatggcgCCAAGgccgcgtgttcggatcctatatagggatggctggtgtgctcactggctgaacgtggtgcagacaacaccaagggttgcaatccccttactggtcaaaaaaaaaaaaaaaaaagaaagaaagaaactgagggaAAGGAATAATGGAAAATCACTGCGTAACCaatacagagtttatgtttaggatgacaaaaaagttttggaaatagatggtaacacaacattgtgaatgtaattaattccatggaatTGTATGTCTAAAAATGGTTCAAATGGCAAATcttgtgttatatatattttaccacaataaaattataataattgtagcacacaaaaaaagagaaagatcagtCTTTTGAACAAATGATGCTAagacaattggatatccacaggcaaaaaaaaaaaaattaacagatacctcagacaaacacaaaaattaactcaaaatggattacagacctaaacgtaagagctaaaactacaaaatttcTACTAGAAAACATAtcaaaaaatctttgtgacttagGTTGAGGAGTTTTTAGATACGACTTTTAAAAcatgattcataaagaaaaaaaatttatacttcatcaaaatttaaaacttttgcattttgaaacacaccattaggggaaaaaaagacaagcagcagactgggagaaaatatttgcaaatcaaatatcTGATAAAGACATTggatgcagaatatataaagaactgttaCAACTCAATAAGATGACAAACAACCCACATTTGAATGAACAATTTGCTCaaaaagatatgtgaatggctaacaaacatatgaaaacatgcttaaTATCACTGgtcacatgaaaattaaaaccatagtgaaATACTACTTCATACTCAccagaatggctataataaagaCGATTGTAAGTGTTgttgaagatgtggagaaaattgAACCTCCTTCACTAGCAGGAGTTTGTCTCCTAGGCACTGTGAGATTAGGGAGATTTCCCTCTTCCTTTTAAGTCTTCACTCTTAACTCCCCTGCCTGCCCTGCACCAGAACTCAGCAAGTTTCATTTAATATAGTGGATGCTGTGGTTTTACCCAGATTCCTCAAGTCTGAAACACTCATTCCCCCAGCTGCCATTATCAGCTTAGGGCTCACAATTGCATCTCTCCCTCAGAATTACTCTTGTCTGAAGAAAGATTCTTCACCCAAGTTTACACAATCTCCAGAGGCAGCCTTCATCCAATGACTAGATGATTTAGGAGTCCAAAGGCCCAGCCCCCTTGCCTCAACTGAGGACATCTCTAAATAACCATCCCATCTTCAGAGCTCTTTGTGAGATTGGCTGCAGCTACTGTTGCAACTGTACGTATGACTATTCAATTTCTTATGCCTTATCCTGCTTCTCTTGCTCGTTCGCAAGTGTTGTTCCCTGAGAAGACTCCCCAGTAAACCTCTAAATGCAAATCTCAGATTCAGTGTCTGTTTCCTGGGGACCCAACTTGCAACAGGTGGAGAAAACTGGCCACGCTTTAATTTTCCAATCTGTTGCACCAGTCCCAGGTGACCAGCCTTGCtaggtttctctttctctcaggaGAGATCCTCTGCATAGACCAAATCTGATCCTTTTTAGTACATGTCCAGGAGCAATAAGTACCCGCAAAAAAGAATACGTCTACTCACTCCAGGAGGGTTCCTCCCTCTTGGAAATTCCTATTCATCTAGTCCTCATTGTTTTCTTAAGCTCTCACATATCTTTAAAcatgactgatttttaaaatatttttctggttgTCACAGGGAGAGTGCTGGGTTGTTCTGACCTACTACATCCTATCTAAAAGTGGAAGTCCCTAGACTGATTTTCAAAATCACAAATGTATGAATACTAACTTTTTTTCCTAACTTAATTGAACTGTGGTCACAGAAGTTGTACTGTAATAttcaaatagtttaaaatttgctgaaattTGTTTATAGTCAAATATAAGGTCTTTAATAAAATATGTCATGTACTCTTTAAAAGAATATGCATTCTCACACTATTAGTGCAATGTCCCTCAAATGTTCATGAGATCAAGCTTGTTGTTTTGTTCAAATCTATATCCAAAATCCTGAATTTTGTCTACTTGACCTGTTTCTGAAAGAGGGATAGTAAAATCTCCCACCACTGTGGTAAACTTGTCAATTTTCCTTGTAGTTCTGtccatatttgctttatttatcttgttttgaAGTTTAGAATTGTTATAACTTTCTGGTGAATTCAAACTTCTGAAACTTTAAGTagtgattttctttatctcttgtagtttattcatttctacttttaCTGGTATTAACACCACTAGCCCATCTTAGAAACCTCTATCCCTCTCTTGCAATTCATTATTCAGCTGTTTAAGCTCTTGCACTAGCTAGTGGATGGTGAGCACTGAAAGTTTATTTCTCCCACAGTACTATAATCATATATTCCCAGACAGTATGACTATATGGTTGTACTAACATTAATGCATATCACCATTTTATCAATTACATAATAAAACTAGTTATCAAGTATCCAAATATTAAGTTACATAGTTCAAAAAGCATATAAGATATTAAATATATGATCACTTCATTAGTAGAAACCCACTCCTTTTTTGATttggaagacaagaaaaaaatatcacacttcaaataaaaataatagttaataagcAACTTCCAATAGGTATGGGGAAGAATTACaagattttcagaaattttataattaagaatTGTGTTAGCTACAAAGACAAAGCctctttaccttttaaaatgtctACTACATTAAAGGGACTGTTCTACAGGTCCTGCACAAGACAAAGGCAACATTTTACTAGAAGTACTTCATAGCCTCCTCCCATTGTCTTCAAGCCCTCCCCTTTAAGTTGCACCCCAAGTGTAAAGCTATTTTGTCTGAGTACATTAAACACACATGCTTCTGTAGGATGTGAATTTCGCATGAACTTTCAACCAGaggttgatttttcaaaaaatgagcACAAAATGAGATTTACAGAAAGATATTAATCACTGTAAGACCTGGTAAAAATCCAACAAAATCAATTGCTGCACAAACCTGTTATGAACTGATACACATGTGGGGTAGTAAATATAAAGGAGCAGGCAAATAACTACAGAGGTTCTATTTTGCAATGTTTGAAATGACTTACACACCACATAATGTCTAGAGTGCTGATCATATTTCTTGGGATTTTAATTCTGTATGATACTAAAAATATACAAGAATTATGCTGGGCGTCTTGGCACCTAATCTCTCAAAATTTCTTATATGTTATTTCTGGTATGGGAATAGCATTAAGCCAAACATAGAGACTGCAATTTTGTCAAGCTTGTGGCTTTCCGATACTCCTATAGAAATTCATTAGACTTATTCACTAAGCCTATATGTTGGCTAATATGTACGATAAATTAGGTCCTGTCTCACGTTCCACTTGCAAGGCAATACCAAAGGCAGCCAAGTTTTATTGAATGCAACAGTTTTTTCTGTGACCACTGGAGTCCTTGAAGCACAGCCGCATTTTAGAATGATATTTCTCCAAATACAAAAGTTGCTTGCTGTTAAAAGCTCCACGCCGCTTTTGTCTTATAAACTGTACTGCATCTTCATTTTTCATTCCACTTTCAATTAATGCTAAGGCAACGAGCACTGGAGTTCTCCCAAGACCTGCAACACAGTGAACAGCAATGCAACAACCAGGTTCTTCACGAAATTTAATGTTTACAAGACTTAACCAGTCATCAACAATCTGGTTGGACGGTGAGGAACCATCATCAAAAGGCCAATCCAGAACCTGGATGCCCTCTTTCTCCACAAGAGCAGTATCATAAGTTGCTTCACATACCCTTACTATTGTGGTAACTCCGTATTTCTTAAGTTCTTCTATAAATGTGTTTAAGGTTGCACTGGTTGGGTTGTGTGTAATAAGAAATCTCATGTTCCTGTATGTGATTTCCACAGGAGCTGGGCAGTTCATTGGAGCCATGgtaatttggtttttaaaaaaccctcaataGGGTTacgaaaaaatttaaaaacttcgaATACGGAAATGATGTCAAGAAACAAGTCTACAACAACATTCTCCACTTGAATTTCTCAGTGCTTTGAATACGAAGTTGGGAGTGACAGGAAATGAAACGAACCTCCCAACAAGCAGCAGCAGTTCTTCGATTCGCTAAAATGGAGTCAATGGAGAGGAAGTGCGCGGAGGTTTACCCCATTCAGGGCAGAACGTTGTAAAATGCTCTGATGATTTCGATTCAACACTTTTGTGCCCAGGTCGCCCGCTCTTGTGGGGGCTGCTTGGTGGAGGAGTGATGGTTTTCTACAGTTCACTTGTCCTCATAAAGATCGTGCTGTGCCCGGCAGTAATCTCCTGGGCCCTTCAGAAACTCCATAAATGCGTGACCAAGACCACCAGAGAAGAGAATATGTTTACTCATGAAAGATTGTGGCCTAATCATACAGCCCGGTCCCGTGAGGGCGACTCAGGCGGTGGCGGTGGCGCAGGCTGCAGGGTCGGGAGCGACAGCGGTTGTCGCGGGGCGGCAGCGGGACCCCAAGCGCTACCGCGGACCCGCGACTCCGAGGAGCGCGCCTCCAGGGAGCCAATACGCGCGCGCCGAGGCGCCGTTGCGTCACAAGCCCTCCCTTTTATACCCGGCGCGCCGTGCGAACCCCTCACCAATCGCGGCCGGGCGGAGCGAGAGCCAATGAGCGAGGACGTGAGGCCCGTCCCCGTGGCGTCACCACGCCCCTCCCGGCGCCGCCCAGGCCTGAAGTGGAGGAGCGGGGGAGCATCTTCGCCTCCATCTAGGGAGGAGAGGGCCAAGGAGGGACCCGG of Cynocephalus volans isolate mCynVol1 chromosome 4, mCynVol1.pri, whole genome shotgun sequence contains these proteins:
- the LOC134376955 gene encoding protein tyrosine phosphatase type IVA 1-like isoform X3 produces the protein MAPMNCPAPVEITYRNMRFLITHNPTSATLNTFIEELKKYGVLDWPFDDGSSPSNQIVDDWLSLVNIKFREEPGCCIAVHCVAGLGRTPVLVALALIESGMKNEDAVQFIRQKRRGAFNSKQLLYLEKYHSKMRLCFKDSSGHRKNCCIQ
- the LOC134376955 gene encoding protein tyrosine phosphatase type IVA 1-like isoform X2, with amino-acid sequence MAPMNCPAPVEITYRNMRFLITHNPTSATLNTFIEELKKYGVTTIVRVCEATYDTALVEKEGIQVLDWPFDDGSSPSNQIVDDWLSLVNIKFREEPGCCIAVHCVAGLGRTPFIRQKRRGAFNSKQLLYLEKYHSKMRLCFKDSSGHRKNCCIQ
- the LOC134376955 gene encoding protein tyrosine phosphatase type IVA 1-like isoform X1, which produces MAPMNCPAPVEITYRNMRFLITHNPTSATLNTFIEELKKYGVTTIVRVCEATYDTALVEKEGIQVLDWPFDDGSSPSNQIVDDWLSLVNIKFREEPGCCIAVHCVAGLGRTPVLVALALIESGMKNEDAVQFIRQKRRGAFNSKQLLYLEKYHSKMRLCFKDSSGHRKNCCIQ